From a region of the Colius striatus isolate bColStr4 chromosome 22, bColStr4.1.hap1, whole genome shotgun sequence genome:
- the AMPD2 gene encoding AMP deaminase 2 isoform X2, with amino-acid sequence MSSLAPAKFPLKKRGSLQAAAPAAPAVLVPAELRGGPGSRPLQSARSLPGTPHCLKHFPVDLRTSMDGKYKEIAEELFCRSLAESEMRTAPYEFPEESPIEQLEERRQRLERQISQDVKLFKEQHEDLVDHVPKEREVLLEREFQRVTISGEEKCGVPFTDLQDAAKSVVKALFLREKYMGLSLQSFCKTTARYLQELSEKPLETRGYEEVPETPVAADAPVHPPFAEQHPYETWDPQAMPPDLGFGLKMVDGVVHVYTKQDLTDKSTELDLPYPDLQEFIADMNFLMALIINGPIKSFCYRRLQYLSSKFQMHVLLNEMKELAAQKKVPHRDFYNIRKVDTHIHASSCMNQKHLLRFIKRAMKKHLDEIVHVEKGKEQTLKEVFETMNLTAYDLSVDTLDVHADRNTFHRFDKFNAKYNPIGESILREIFIKTDNRVSGKYFAHIIKEVMSDLEESKYQNAELRLSIYGRSRDEWDKLARWAVNHRVHSNNVRWLVQVPRLFDVYRTKRQLANFQEMLENIFLPLYEATVHPAKHPELHLFLEHVDGFDSVDDESKPEHHIFNLDSPLPGNWVEEDNPPYSYYLYYMYANMTVLNHLRRRRGFHTFVLRPHCGEAGPIHHLVSGFMVSENISHGLLLRKAPVLQYLYYLAQIGIAMSPLSNNSLFLSYHRNPLPEYLSRGLMVSLSTDDPLQFHFTKEPLMEEYSIATQVWKLSSCDMCELARNSVLMSGFSHKVKSYWLGPNYLKEGPEGNDIRRTNVPDIRVSYRFETLSQELTLITQAVQSEELEPIQEEDVLSITAPPAPH; translated from the exons aTGTCCTCGCTCGCCCCGGCCAAATTCCCTCTCAAGAAGCGGGGCAGCCTGCAAGCCGCGGCCCCCGCAG ctcctgctgtgctggtgcctgCAGAGTTACGGGGTGGGCCGGGGTCTCGGCCCCTGCAGTCAGCACGTTCCCTGCCCGGGACCCCCCACTGCCTGAAGCATTTCCCCGTGGACCTACGAACCTCCATGGACGGCAAATACAAAGAGATCGCAGAG GAGCTGTTTTGCCGGTCGCTGGCCGAGAGCGAGATGCGAACGGCTCCCTACGAGTTCCCTGAGGAGAGTCCCATCGAGCAGCTGGAGGAGCGACGGCAGCGCCTCGAGCGCCAGATCAGCCAAGATGTCAA GCTCTTCAAGGAGCAGCACGAGGACCTGGTGGACCATGTCCCCAAGGAGcgggaggtgctgctggagagggagtTCCAGCGGGTCACCATCTCCGGGGAGGAGAAGTGTGGG gtGCCCTTCACAGACCTGCAGGATGCTGCCAAGAGCGTGGTGAAGGCTTTGTTCCTGCGGGAGAAGTACATGGGGCTGTCCCTGCAGAGCTTCTGCAAAACCACCGCTCGCTACCTGCAGGAGCTCTCCGAGAAGCCCCTGGAGACCCGCGGCTACGAGGAGGTGCCCGAGACCCCCGTGGCAGCTG ATGCCCCTGTGCACCCCCCGTTTGCGGAGCAGCACCCCTACGAGACGTGGGACCCGCAGGCGATGCCGCCCGACCTGGGCTTCGGCTTGAAGATGGTGGATGGCGTCGTGCACGTCTACACCAAGCAGGACCTCACTGATAA gagcacagagctggacCTGCCCTACCCTGACCTGCAGGAGTTCATTGCTGACATGAACTTCCTCATGGCTCTGATCATCAACGGGCCCAT CAAATCCTTCTGCTACCGCCGGCTGCAGTACCTGAGCTCCAAGTTCCAGATGCACGTGCTGCTCAACGAGATGAAGGAGTTGGCAGCCCAGAAGAAGGTTCCTCACCGTGACTTCTACAATATCCGAAAG gTGGACACCCACATCCACGCCTCGTCCTGCATGAACCAGAAGCATCTCCTGCGCTTCATCAAACGGGCCATGAAGAAGCACCTGGATGAAATCGTCCAcgtggagaaggggaaggagcagaCCCTCAAGGAGGTCTTTGAGACGATGAACCTCACTGCCTACGACCTGAGCGTGGACACGCTGGACGTCCACGCG GACCGAAACACCTTCCACCGCTTCGACAAGTTCAACGCCAAGTACAACCCCATTGGGGAGTCCATCCTGAGGGAGATCTTCATCAAGACCGACAACCGTGTCTCGGGGAAGTACTTTGCCCACATCATTAAG GAGGTGATGTCTGACCTGGAGGAGAGCAAGTACCAGAACGCTGAGCTGCGACTCTCCATCTACGGCCGCTCCCGGGACGAGTGGGACAAGCTGGCTCGTTGGGCCGTCAACCACCGCGTCCACTCCAACAACGTGCGCTGGCTCGTGCAGGTGCCCCGGCTCTT cgATGTGTACCGGACGAAGAGGCAGTTGGCCAACTTCCAGGAGATGCTGGAGAACATCTTCCTGCCCCTCTACGAGGCCACTGTCCACCCTGCCAAACACCCAGAGCTGCATCTCTTCCTGGAGCAC GTGGATGGTTTCGACAGCGTTGATGATGAATCCAAACCAGAACATCACATCTTCAACCTGGACAGCCCCTTACCAGGCAACTGGGTGGAGGAGGACAACCCCCCTTACTCCTACTACCTGTACTACATGTACGCCAACATGACGGTGCTCAACCACCTCCGGCG gaggagaggctTCCACACCTTCGTGCTGCGGCCGCACTGCGGCGAGGCCGGACCCATCCATCACCTCGTCTCGGGCTTCATGGTCTCCGAGAACATCTCCCACGGTTTGCTGCTGCGGAAG GCCCCTGTGCTGCAGTACCTGTACTACCTGGCGCAGATTGGCATCGCCATGTCCCCCCTCAGCAACAACAGCCTCTTCCTCAGCTACCACCGCAACCCCCTCCCCGAGTACCTCTCCCGGGGGCTCATGGTGTCCCTCTCCACTGATGATCCCCTCCAGTTCCACTTCACCAAG GAGCCGCTGATGGAGGAGTACAGCATTGCCACCCAGGTCTGGAAGCTCAGCTCCTGTGACATGTGTGAACTGGCCCGTAACAGCGTCCTGATGAGCGGCTTCTCACACAAG GTGAAGAGCTACTGGTTGGGTCCCAACTACCTGAAGGAGGGGCCAGAGGGCAACGACATCCGTCGCACCAACGTGCCCGACATCCGCGTGAGCTACCGCTTCGAGACGCTGAGCCAGGAGCTGACGCTGATCACACAGGCGGTGCAGAGCGAGGAGCTGGAGCCCATCCAGGAGGAGGATGTGCTCAGCATCAcggcccccccagccccccactga
- the LOC133627548 gene encoding glutathione S-transferase 2-like yields MVVVFGYWDVRGLANPIRLLLEYTGTPYQEKQYRPGPAPDYDKSNWTKEKEKLGLDFPNLPYLIDGPIKLTQSNAILRYIARKHKMCGETEKELLQVDMLENQIMDLRMSFIYLCYSPNVETFEKQKPVFLEQMCGKLRELSRFLGSRSWFVGDKLTFVDFAAYDVLDQLRMFAPECPELKGNLEQFLQRFEALEKISAYLRSGRFLRTPIYWPTAIWGNTK; encoded by the exons ATGGTGGTCGTTTTTGGCTACTGGGATGTCCGTGGG CTGGCCAACCCCATCCGTCTGCTGCTGGAGTACACGGGGACCCCGTACCAGGAGAAGCAGTACCGGCCGGGCCCCG CTCCCGACTATGACAAGAGCAACTGGAccaaagagaaggagaagctgggGCTGGACTTCCCCAAT ctGCCTTATCTCATCGATGGCCCCATCAAGCTGACGCAGAGCAACGCCATCCTGCGCTACATCGCCCGCAAGCACAAGATGT gTGGTGAGACAGAGAAGGAGCTGTTACAAGTGGACATGCTGGAGAACCAGATCATGGATTTGCGGATGAGCTTCATCTACTTGTGCTACAGCCCCAATGTTGAGACCTTT GAGAAGCAGAAGCCCGTGTTCCTGGAGCAGATGTGCGGGAAGCTGCGGGAGCTGTCGCGCTTCTTGGGCTCCCGGAGCTGGTTCGTGGGGGACAAG CTCACTTTCGTGGACTTTGCTGCGTACGATGTGCTGGATCAGCTCCGCATGTTCGCCCCCGAGTGCCCGGAGCTGAAGGGGAACCTGGAGCAGTTCCTGCAGCGCTTCGAG GCTCTGGAGAAGATCTCAGCCTACCTGCGCTCGGGGCGCTTCCTGCGGACCCCCATTTACTGGCCCACGGCCATATGGGGCAACACCAAGTAG
- the AMPD2 gene encoding AMP deaminase 2 isoform X1 has protein sequence MSSLAPAKFPLKKRGSLQAAAPAAPAVLVPAELRGGPGSRPLQSARSLPGTPHCLKHFPVDLRTSMDGKYKEIAEELFCRSLAESEMRTAPYEFPEESPIEQLEERRQRLERQISQDVKLEPDILLRAKQDFLKIDSATDLQLFKEQHEDLVDHVPKEREVLLEREFQRVTISGEEKCGVPFTDLQDAAKSVVKALFLREKYMGLSLQSFCKTTARYLQELSEKPLETRGYEEVPETPVAADAPVHPPFAEQHPYETWDPQAMPPDLGFGLKMVDGVVHVYTKQDLTDKSTELDLPYPDLQEFIADMNFLMALIINGPIKSFCYRRLQYLSSKFQMHVLLNEMKELAAQKKVPHRDFYNIRKVDTHIHASSCMNQKHLLRFIKRAMKKHLDEIVHVEKGKEQTLKEVFETMNLTAYDLSVDTLDVHADRNTFHRFDKFNAKYNPIGESILREIFIKTDNRVSGKYFAHIIKEVMSDLEESKYQNAELRLSIYGRSRDEWDKLARWAVNHRVHSNNVRWLVQVPRLFDVYRTKRQLANFQEMLENIFLPLYEATVHPAKHPELHLFLEHVDGFDSVDDESKPEHHIFNLDSPLPGNWVEEDNPPYSYYLYYMYANMTVLNHLRRRRGFHTFVLRPHCGEAGPIHHLVSGFMVSENISHGLLLRKAPVLQYLYYLAQIGIAMSPLSNNSLFLSYHRNPLPEYLSRGLMVSLSTDDPLQFHFTKEPLMEEYSIATQVWKLSSCDMCELARNSVLMSGFSHKVKSYWLGPNYLKEGPEGNDIRRTNVPDIRVSYRFETLSQELTLITQAVQSEELEPIQEEDVLSITAPPAPH, from the exons aTGTCCTCGCTCGCCCCGGCCAAATTCCCTCTCAAGAAGCGGGGCAGCCTGCAAGCCGCGGCCCCCGCAG ctcctgctgtgctggtgcctgCAGAGTTACGGGGTGGGCCGGGGTCTCGGCCCCTGCAGTCAGCACGTTCCCTGCCCGGGACCCCCCACTGCCTGAAGCATTTCCCCGTGGACCTACGAACCTCCATGGACGGCAAATACAAAGAGATCGCAGAG GAGCTGTTTTGCCGGTCGCTGGCCGAGAGCGAGATGCGAACGGCTCCCTACGAGTTCCCTGAGGAGAGTCCCATCGAGCAGCTGGAGGAGCGACGGCAGCGCCTCGAGCGCCAGATCAGCCAAGATGTCAA ACTCGAGCCCGACATTTTGCTCAGAGCCAAACAGGACTTCCTGAAAATTGACAGTGCCACGGACTTACA GCTCTTCAAGGAGCAGCACGAGGACCTGGTGGACCATGTCCCCAAGGAGcgggaggtgctgctggagagggagtTCCAGCGGGTCACCATCTCCGGGGAGGAGAAGTGTGGG gtGCCCTTCACAGACCTGCAGGATGCTGCCAAGAGCGTGGTGAAGGCTTTGTTCCTGCGGGAGAAGTACATGGGGCTGTCCCTGCAGAGCTTCTGCAAAACCACCGCTCGCTACCTGCAGGAGCTCTCCGAGAAGCCCCTGGAGACCCGCGGCTACGAGGAGGTGCCCGAGACCCCCGTGGCAGCTG ATGCCCCTGTGCACCCCCCGTTTGCGGAGCAGCACCCCTACGAGACGTGGGACCCGCAGGCGATGCCGCCCGACCTGGGCTTCGGCTTGAAGATGGTGGATGGCGTCGTGCACGTCTACACCAAGCAGGACCTCACTGATAA gagcacagagctggacCTGCCCTACCCTGACCTGCAGGAGTTCATTGCTGACATGAACTTCCTCATGGCTCTGATCATCAACGGGCCCAT CAAATCCTTCTGCTACCGCCGGCTGCAGTACCTGAGCTCCAAGTTCCAGATGCACGTGCTGCTCAACGAGATGAAGGAGTTGGCAGCCCAGAAGAAGGTTCCTCACCGTGACTTCTACAATATCCGAAAG gTGGACACCCACATCCACGCCTCGTCCTGCATGAACCAGAAGCATCTCCTGCGCTTCATCAAACGGGCCATGAAGAAGCACCTGGATGAAATCGTCCAcgtggagaaggggaaggagcagaCCCTCAAGGAGGTCTTTGAGACGATGAACCTCACTGCCTACGACCTGAGCGTGGACACGCTGGACGTCCACGCG GACCGAAACACCTTCCACCGCTTCGACAAGTTCAACGCCAAGTACAACCCCATTGGGGAGTCCATCCTGAGGGAGATCTTCATCAAGACCGACAACCGTGTCTCGGGGAAGTACTTTGCCCACATCATTAAG GAGGTGATGTCTGACCTGGAGGAGAGCAAGTACCAGAACGCTGAGCTGCGACTCTCCATCTACGGCCGCTCCCGGGACGAGTGGGACAAGCTGGCTCGTTGGGCCGTCAACCACCGCGTCCACTCCAACAACGTGCGCTGGCTCGTGCAGGTGCCCCGGCTCTT cgATGTGTACCGGACGAAGAGGCAGTTGGCCAACTTCCAGGAGATGCTGGAGAACATCTTCCTGCCCCTCTACGAGGCCACTGTCCACCCTGCCAAACACCCAGAGCTGCATCTCTTCCTGGAGCAC GTGGATGGTTTCGACAGCGTTGATGATGAATCCAAACCAGAACATCACATCTTCAACCTGGACAGCCCCTTACCAGGCAACTGGGTGGAGGAGGACAACCCCCCTTACTCCTACTACCTGTACTACATGTACGCCAACATGACGGTGCTCAACCACCTCCGGCG gaggagaggctTCCACACCTTCGTGCTGCGGCCGCACTGCGGCGAGGCCGGACCCATCCATCACCTCGTCTCGGGCTTCATGGTCTCCGAGAACATCTCCCACGGTTTGCTGCTGCGGAAG GCCCCTGTGCTGCAGTACCTGTACTACCTGGCGCAGATTGGCATCGCCATGTCCCCCCTCAGCAACAACAGCCTCTTCCTCAGCTACCACCGCAACCCCCTCCCCGAGTACCTCTCCCGGGGGCTCATGGTGTCCCTCTCCACTGATGATCCCCTCCAGTTCCACTTCACCAAG GAGCCGCTGATGGAGGAGTACAGCATTGCCACCCAGGTCTGGAAGCTCAGCTCCTGTGACATGTGTGAACTGGCCCGTAACAGCGTCCTGATGAGCGGCTTCTCACACAAG GTGAAGAGCTACTGGTTGGGTCCCAACTACCTGAAGGAGGGGCCAGAGGGCAACGACATCCGTCGCACCAACGTGCCCGACATCCGCGTGAGCTACCGCTTCGAGACGCTGAGCCAGGAGCTGACGCTGATCACACAGGCGGTGCAGAGCGAGGAGCTGGAGCCCATCCAGGAGGAGGATGTGCTCAGCATCAcggcccccccagccccccactga
- the LOC104562546 gene encoding glutathione S-transferase Mu 1-like — protein MAVLGYWDIRGLAHAIRLLLEYTETPYEEKLYSCGDAPDYDKSQWIKEKEKLGLDFPNLPYLIDGPIKLTQSNAILRYIARKHKMCGETEEELLRVDMLENQIMDFRMSLVMVCYNPDFEKLKPGYLEQLPGKLKLFSNFLGDRKWFVGEKLTFVDFLMFDVLDQNLIFEPKCLEPFKNLKDFMDRFGALEKVAAYMKSSRFLKMPINNKMAKWGNKKE, from the exons ATGGCCGTGCTGGGCTACTGGGACATCCGCGGG CTGGCCCATGCCATCCGCCTGCTCCTGGAGTACACCGAGACCCCCTACGAGGAGAAGCTCTACAGCtgtggggatg CTCCTGACTATGACAAGAGCCAGTGGatcaaagagaaggagaagctgggGCTGGACTTCCCCAAT ctGCCTTATCTCATCGATGGCCCCATCAAGCTGACGCAGAGCAACGCCATCCTGCGCTACATCGCCCGCAAGCACAAGATGT gTGGTGAGACAGAGGAGGAGCTGTTACGTGTGGACATGCTGGAGAACCAGATCATGGATTTCCGCATGAGCCTCGTGATGGTTTGTTACAACCCCGACTTT GAGAAGCTCAAGCCGGGTTACCTGGAGCAGCTCCCGGGGAAGCTGAAGCTCTTCTCCAACTTTTTGGGGGACAGAAAGTGGTTTGTGGGGGAGAAG CTCACCTTTGTGGACTTCCTCATGTTTGATGTGTTGGACCAGAACCTCATCTTTGAGCCCAAGTGCCTGGAGCCCTTCAAGAACCTCAAGGACTTCATGGATCGTTTTGGG GCCCTGGAGAAGGTGGCTGCCTACATGAAGTCCAGTCGCTTCCTCAAGATGCCCATCAACAACAAGATGGCCAAGTGGGGCAACAAGAAGGAGTAG
- the GNAT2 gene encoding guanine nucleotide-binding protein G(t) subunit alpha-2: MGSGASAEDKEMAKRSKELEKKLQEDADKEAKTVKLLLLGAGESGKSTIVKQMKIIHQDGYTAEECMEFKAIIYGNILQSILAIIRAMSTLGIDYAESSRADDGRQLFNLADSIEEGTMPPELVDCIKKLWKDGGVQACFDRAAEYQLNDSAAYYLNQLDRITAPDYLPNEQDVLRSRVKTTGIIETKFSVKDLNFRMFDVGGQRSERKKWIHCFEGVTCIIFCGALSAYDMVLVEDDEVNRMHESLHLFNSICNHKFFAATSIILFLNKKDLFEEKIKKVHLSICFPDYDGPNTFEDAGNYIKTQFLDLNMRKDVKEIYSHMTCATDTQNVKFVFDAVTDVIIKENLKDCGLF; encoded by the exons atGGGGAGCGGGGCCAGCGCCGAGGACAAGGAGATGGCCAAAAGGTccaaggagctggagaagaagcTCCAGGAGGACGCGGATAAAGAGGCCAAGACAGTCaagttgcttttgcttg GGGCTGGAGAGTCGGGCAAGAGCACCATCGTGAAGCAGATGAA GATCATCCACCAAGATGGCTACACGGCTGAGGAGTGCATGGAGTTCAAGGCCATCATCTATGGCAACATCCTGCAGTCCATCCTGGCCATCATCCGCGCCATGTCCACCCTGGGCATCGACTACGCCGAGTCCTCCCGCGCG GACGATGGCCGGCAGCTCTTCAACTTGGCCGACTCCATTGAGGAGGGCACGATGCCGCCCGAGCTGGTCGACTGCATCAAGAAGCTGTGGAAGGACGGGGGGGTTCAGGCGTGTTTCGACCGTGCTGCTGAGTATCAGCTCAATGATTCTGCTGCATA TTACCTGAACCAACTGGACAGGATCACGGCTCCCGACTACCTGCCCAACGAGCAGGACGTGCTGCGCTCCCGCGTCAAGACCACGGGCATCATCGAGACCAAATTCTCTGTCAAAGACCTCAATTTcag GATGTTCGACGTGGGAGGGCAGAGATCAGAGAGGAAGAAGTGGATCCACTGCTTCGAGGGGGTGACCTGCATCATCTTCTGCGGGGCACTGAGCGCCTACGACATGGTGCTGGTGGAGGATGATGAAGTG AACCGCATGCACGAGTCCCTGCACCTCTTCAACAGTATATGCAACCACAAGTTCTTTGCAGCCACCTCCATCATCCTCTTCCTCAACAAGAAAGACCTTTTTGAGGAAAAGATCAAAAAGGTCCATCTCAGCATTTGCTTCCCAGATTATGATG GTCCCAACACGTTTGAAGATGCAGGGAATTATATCAAGACCCAGTTCCTGGATCTGAACATGAGGAAGGACGTGAAGGAGATCTACAGCCACATGACCTGTGCCACAGACACACAGAACGTCAAGTTTGTCTTTGACGCCGTCACAGATGTCATCATCAAAGAGAACCTCAAGGACTGCGGCCTCTTCTGA